The Petropleomorpha daqingensis genome includes a window with the following:
- a CDS encoding M20/M25/M40 family metallo-hydrolase — translation MSSPEREYVRSHLEDLHADLEAWLRIPSISADPAHAPDVVRSAEWLAEALRSTGFPTVEIWPTPGAPAVFAEWPSADPGAPVALVYGHHDVQPVDPVELWVHPPFEPTLVEGPDGPELHARGAIDDKGNVAMHLLGMRAHLAATGGDSPAVTVKLLVEGEEESGSRHFTALLKERRAQLDCDVVVVSDTGMAAPDLPGAVVSMRGLAGAEITVRGPAVDLHSGSFGGAVPNPLHALAELLAGLHDEQGRVTLPGFYDKVRPLGDRERELMTRVPFDEQAWLAGPAAGSAAHGEAGFSTLERLGARPTAEVNGMWGGYQGPGHKTIIPAEAHAKISFRLVADQAPADVADQVRAWVDQGLPEGVTAEVRVEKAGVAPCASDLDSPGMAALRRAIAEAWDGDPDEVLSLREGGSGPEAALVEQLGAPLLFLGAGLPTDRIHSPNERVLLSMLHRGAEAAAHLWRELALVPGRS, via the coding sequence GTGAGCAGCCCCGAGCGCGAGTACGTCCGGTCCCACCTCGAAGACCTGCACGCCGATCTCGAGGCCTGGCTGCGCATCCCGTCGATCTCAGCCGATCCCGCGCACGCCCCCGACGTCGTCCGCAGCGCCGAATGGCTGGCCGAGGCGCTGCGCTCCACCGGCTTCCCGACGGTCGAGATCTGGCCGACGCCGGGTGCGCCCGCCGTCTTCGCCGAGTGGCCCTCGGCCGATCCGGGCGCGCCGGTCGCGCTGGTCTACGGCCACCACGACGTGCAGCCGGTGGACCCGGTGGAGCTGTGGGTGCACCCGCCGTTCGAGCCCACTCTCGTCGAGGGGCCGGACGGCCCGGAGCTGCACGCCCGCGGCGCCATCGACGACAAGGGCAACGTCGCCATGCACCTGCTCGGCATGCGCGCGCACCTCGCCGCCACCGGCGGGGACAGCCCGGCGGTGACCGTGAAGCTGCTCGTCGAGGGCGAGGAGGAGTCCGGCTCGCGGCACTTCACCGCGCTGCTGAAGGAGCGGCGGGCCCAGCTGGACTGCGACGTCGTCGTCGTCAGCGACACCGGCATGGCCGCCCCCGACCTGCCCGGCGCCGTCGTCTCGATGCGCGGGCTGGCCGGCGCCGAGATCACCGTGCGCGGACCAGCCGTCGACCTGCACTCCGGGTCGTTCGGCGGCGCGGTGCCCAACCCGCTGCACGCCCTGGCCGAGCTGCTGGCCGGTCTGCACGATGAGCAGGGCCGGGTCACCCTGCCCGGCTTCTACGACAAGGTCCGGCCCCTCGGCGACCGGGAGCGGGAGCTGATGACCCGGGTGCCGTTCGACGAGCAGGCGTGGCTGGCCGGACCGGCTGCGGGCTCGGCGGCGCACGGAGAGGCCGGCTTCAGCACCCTGGAACGGCTCGGCGCCCGGCCGACCGCGGAGGTCAACGGCATGTGGGGCGGCTACCAGGGCCCGGGCCACAAGACGATCATCCCGGCCGAGGCGCACGCCAAGATCAGCTTCCGGCTGGTGGCCGACCAGGCGCCGGCCGACGTCGCCGACCAGGTCCGCGCCTGGGTCGACCAGGGGCTGCCCGAGGGGGTCACCGCCGAGGTGCGGGTCGAGAAGGCCGGCGTCGCCCCGTGCGCCAGCGACCTCGACTCGCCCGGCATGGCCGCCCTGCGGCGGGCGATCGCCGAGGCCTGGGACGGCGATCCCGACGAGGTGCTCTCCCTGCGCGAGGGCGGCAGCGGACCGGAGGCCGCGCTGGTCGAGCAGCTCGGCGCGCCGCTGCTGTTCCTGGGCGCGGGGCTGCCCACCGACCGGATCCACTCGCCCAACGAGCGGGTGCTGCTGAGCATGCTGCACCGCGGGGCCGAGGCGGCCGCGCACCTGTGGCGCGAACTCGCCCTCGTCCCCGGCCGGTCATAG
- a CDS encoding phosphotransferase, whose amino-acid sequence MGIEQPLTGGMDPSAGVVRVGDTVRRPAGRSAVCSLLLHLEREGFEGVPRFLGTDDEGRDVLTFVEGDVPLPPYPSWALTDAALQDLGRLVRRFHQATATFDAASATGWSGEWADPQGGPVICHNDLFPENVVFRGGHVVGLIDFAEAGPGRPFWDLAIAAQEWAPLHAPGARLHHPDDLDGVRRTALLAHAYGVDPERAEEFVDVIAEERVQQLGNVRRHVAAGAEPWASFWRESEGEDRAAADDAWLQDQRSALIDAIRAPGP is encoded by the coding sequence ATGGGGATCGAGCAACCGCTCACCGGAGGCATGGACCCGTCCGCGGGGGTGGTCCGCGTCGGCGACACGGTGCGTCGCCCCGCCGGGCGGTCCGCGGTGTGCAGCCTGCTGCTGCACCTCGAGCGCGAGGGCTTCGAGGGGGTCCCCCGGTTCCTCGGCACGGACGACGAGGGGCGCGACGTCCTGACCTTCGTCGAGGGCGACGTGCCGCTCCCGCCGTACCCGTCCTGGGCGCTGACCGACGCCGCCCTGCAGGACCTCGGGCGCCTGGTCCGCCGCTTCCACCAGGCGACGGCGACCTTCGACGCGGCCTCGGCAACCGGCTGGTCCGGCGAGTGGGCCGACCCGCAGGGCGGTCCGGTGATCTGCCACAACGACCTGTTCCCCGAAAACGTCGTGTTCCGGGGCGGGCACGTCGTCGGGCTGATCGACTTCGCCGAGGCCGGGCCCGGCCGCCCGTTCTGGGACCTGGCGATCGCGGCGCAGGAGTGGGCGCCCCTGCACGCCCCCGGCGCGCGCCTGCACCACCCGGACGACCTCGACGGCGTCCGCCGCACGGCGCTGCTCGCGCACGCGTACGGCGTGGATCCGGAGCGGGCGGAGGAGTTCGTCGACGTCATCGCGGAGGAACGGGTGCAGCAGCTCGGGAACGTGCGCCGGCACGTGGCGGCCGGCGCCGAGCCGTGGGCGTCGTTCTGGCGCGAGAGCGAGGGCGAGGACCGCGCGGCCGCCGACGACGCCTGGCTCCAGGACCAGCGTTCGGCGCTGATCGACGCGATCCGGGCGCCTGGCCCGTAG
- a CDS encoding enoyl-CoA hydratase/isomerase family protein, translated as MGWIEYDRPPVNAFHWEMLREVPEALEQHLADPAVRVVVFASALDAHFSVGADLGVFLDMDADDMRRWVDVCHDLVRLMRASPKPLLAAVHGIAVGGGLEMVLHCDVRFAASTARLGQPEINIGFLPPVGATQALARLLGRPRALRYLYEGTLLGAEEAHAIGLVDVVVAAERLREEVQGYAAGLARKPARALAAIRRCITEGVDLPFEEGLAIERDEAVALAGTADFHEGLDAFLSRRPPAWSD; from the coding sequence GTGGGGTGGATCGAGTACGACCGGCCGCCGGTCAACGCCTTCCACTGGGAGATGCTGCGGGAGGTCCCGGAAGCGCTGGAGCAGCACCTCGCCGACCCTGCTGTCCGGGTGGTGGTGTTCGCCAGCGCCCTCGACGCGCACTTCAGCGTCGGCGCCGACCTGGGGGTCTTCCTCGACATGGACGCCGACGACATGCGGCGCTGGGTCGACGTCTGCCATGACCTGGTCCGCCTGATGCGCGCGTCGCCGAAACCGCTGCTGGCCGCCGTCCACGGCATCGCGGTCGGCGGCGGTCTGGAGATGGTGCTGCACTGCGACGTCCGCTTCGCCGCGAGCACCGCACGGCTCGGCCAACCGGAGATCAACATCGGCTTTCTGCCGCCGGTCGGCGCGACGCAGGCCCTGGCCCGGCTGCTGGGCCGGCCCCGGGCGCTGCGCTACCTCTACGAGGGCACCCTGCTCGGTGCCGAGGAAGCCCACGCGATCGGCCTCGTCGACGTCGTCGTGGCGGCCGAGCGGCTCCGCGAGGAGGTGCAGGGCTACGCCGCGGGCCTGGCCCGGAAGCCGGCGCGCGCCCTGGCGGCGATCCGGCGGTGCATCACCGAGGGCGTCGACCTGCCCTTCGAGGAGGGCCTGGCCATCGAGCGGGACGAGGCGGTGGCGCTGGCCGGGACGGCGGACTTCCACGAGGGGCTGGACGCCTTCCTCAGCAGGCGCCCGCCGGCCTGGTCGGACTGA
- a CDS encoding SDR family NAD(P)-dependent oxidoreductase yields MDIAGASAIVTGGASGLGEATARLLAQRGSKVVVLDLQDEKGEKVAGEIGGAYVKADVADEEQVRAAVETASELGPLRILVNSAGLGRAGRIIGRDLAPIPLEQFEFVLRVNLVGTYNCARLAASAMAATEPLADGTSRGAILNTASAAAFDGQIGQTPYSASKGGVVGMTLPMARDLARHGIRVNTIAPGLIDTPIYGSGEQAEAFKAKLGESVVYPNRLGRAEEFASMALEVLTNDYMNGETIRLDGAIRMPPR; encoded by the coding sequence ATGGACATCGCGGGTGCATCGGCCATCGTGACCGGTGGCGCGTCGGGTCTCGGTGAGGCGACGGCGCGGCTGCTCGCCCAGCGGGGCAGCAAGGTGGTCGTGCTCGACCTGCAGGACGAGAAGGGCGAGAAGGTCGCCGGCGAGATCGGCGGGGCGTACGTCAAGGCCGACGTCGCCGACGAGGAGCAGGTGCGAGCCGCGGTCGAGACCGCCTCGGAGCTGGGGCCGCTGCGGATCCTGGTCAACAGCGCCGGACTGGGCCGGGCCGGCCGGATCATCGGCCGGGACCTCGCCCCGATCCCGCTCGAGCAGTTCGAGTTCGTCCTCCGGGTCAACCTGGTCGGCACGTACAACTGCGCCCGGCTCGCCGCCTCGGCGATGGCCGCGACCGAGCCGCTGGCCGACGGCACCTCGCGCGGCGCCATCCTCAACACCGCGTCGGCGGCCGCCTTCGACGGGCAGATCGGGCAGACCCCGTACTCGGCGTCGAAGGGCGGCGTGGTCGGCATGACCCTGCCGATGGCCCGCGACCTGGCCCGCCACGGGATCCGCGTCAACACCATCGCGCCGGGGCTGATCGACACCCCGATCTACGGCTCCGGGGAGCAGGCCGAGGCCTTCAAGGCCAAGCTCGGCGAGAGCGTCGTCTACCCGAACCGCCTCGGTCGGGCCGAGGAGTTCGCCTCGATGGCCCTCGAGGTGCTCACCAACGACTACATGAACGGCGAGACCATCCGCCTCGACGGGGCGATCCGGATGCCTCCCCGCTGA